A region of the Bradysia coprophila strain Holo2 unplaced genomic scaffold, BU_Bcop_v1 contig_232, whole genome shotgun sequence genome:
CAACCGAAACCATTTATTCATCATCTTCTACTTCCACACGAGCAGGCTTTCGCGATGATTTCCGTCTTTGCACTCCCTTAACACGACCCGTTGGCGGTGGTTTTGGATTTTCGAGCTCATCAAGTTGAGCATCGGTTAATCTATCCTTGTACCAGTCAGCACTATATTTCCGAAcggataaaattaaaatatcaacGACCATTTTAAACAGCTTGAACAAACTCAGTTACCATTCTGGAATCTTTCTAGCCCATTCACATCGTTTCGTGGTATCATCAAAGGCCTGTCCCAATTTACAGCCATTTCTGCGAGGTATTTCACCATTTATGCAAACATAAAAGAATTGACAATCATCTGGATCCGCGAATCTGGGATGCGTTGCGGCAACAGTTTCGTTTACTTTCGGGCAAGTGAATTGGAAGATATCTATTTAATCGAAAAACGTTACATTCACGTTGAATGTATACACCTTAAACTACAAGTGGTCACCTTCACTTGAACATCCTTTTTTGTGAGCTTCATCCGGCCATGTACAGATGCCAGTTTTCGGATTAAATACTAAGCCGGCCGGGCAGGTGATCATATTGAACATACCATCAACGCAATAATAGAATTTATCGCAAACATTACTATCTTCATGGCCAAAGTATCCGTTTTGCCGGACGCAATGTAATGATGGAATCGGTGTTTCTATAATAGGAACCAATTTAGTATATTTAGCATTCACTGGTTTTACTTGGTTTTCTCAAATCCTTCGAGTTCTACGCTGGAActgaaattctttgaattaacATGGTGGAATAGTACTACAATTCAGGTACCCATCTAGTTCTATTTAATCTAACTGCACAAAGCTTGTCTATTTTTGATCTATCT
Encoded here:
- the LOC119075641 gene encoding protein obstructor-E produces the protein MFTSIVFKILTLSLAFGLAVAQAPNGNFRRKPGRTSNRATTTEKPQSIDDGESSDCPEPYGYFADAEQCDKYYACDDGAITEKLCPDGMVFNDYSIDQEKCDLPFNIDCSKRSKLQTPIPSLHCVRQNGYFGHEDSNVCDKFYYCVDGMFNMITCPAGLVFNPKTGICTWPDEAHKKGCSSEDIFQFTCPKVNETVAATHPRFADPDDCQFFYVCINGEIPRRNGCKLGQAFDDTTKRCEWARKIPECADWYKDRLTDAQLDELENPKPPPTGRVKGVQRRKSSRKPARVEVEDDE